TCCAAAACTGAATTCGCAACATGATTGGACCAGGACCGGCATAGCAATTTAGCAGCGGCAAAAGATCAATTTTCTGAATGATTACTAGATCAACGAATCAAGTGTCTACTGCATCAGAATTCATCTTTTCCCCACCAGAAAAAGTTAGCATCAGAATTCTTGGGAGAACACACCAGCCATTGTATATCCAACCACAAGAACTAAATACAGAAAGATCAAGTATTTGCAGCACAGCCAGGAGGGCCCGCTGCTCTCTGAGACATATAACATTCAGAACAAAGCTTTACATCACTTTACCGTGCTTTGGTCGCCAATCGGCTACAAACGATTTGGCAACAACACCAACTCAATTTCCTCCGACTGACAGGATGAACTGAAGCTGGAGGTGTCGAAACTCTTCTGGTGCAGACAAAAAGCACGCTTCAATTCCTCAGCTATCTCTACCTGTAAGAAGGCAACTCTCCTGCAGGGAGGTCCCAGTTGTCATTTTCCTCATCGTCAGTGGTCTGCTCCTTCGCCCCCTGATCATCACTGAAAGGGAATGGGCCCTTGAATCGCCTGCAGCAGAGTGATTGGGCTCAGTTAGCAGGAGTCAGGAGTTTCTTATATTGTTGCTACAACTCAAATGAACTGGATGAACATTGAAATGACCAAAAACAATAATCTTTTTCAGAAAGGGGAGATATCCATGTCCTTGATGTCAGATTTTTCAAAATTCAGCATCAAGCTTGCTGAAACTTTGGAATGGACAAAAACAAACATGTCTTCAGAAAGGGGAGATGCCCTTGATGCTAGATTTTTGCAAAATTCAGCATAAAGCTTGCTGAATGTTGCAAACAATGGGTATTTGATTAGGCATTTCCTTGCACTTGAACATGCCAGGGGATGAGCACTCATGCCTCCGCCGAATTTACTATAGCAGCAAATAATACCCAAGCAACGTTTTCTTACATAATTTACTATAGCAGCAAATAATACATAAACGAGAGACCATATCATTCATCCCAACTACCCAAGCAACGTTTTCTGAAACTACTACCCAAGCAACTATACTACACGCACGAATCGACAAAACATATCGATCAAGAACGCACCTCCGGCGGAACCTCCTCGCCGCCGACCGCGCCTTGCGCTTGCGCTTGTCCCGCGCGTCCTcgtgcctccgccgccgcctgatCTCCTCCATGACGCCCGCGCGGGACACCTGCCAGTTGAACCGCCGCAGGAGCTCCTCCCCGTCCACGTCCTCGTCGCCCGCGTCCACCTTCGCGTTGTGGTACTTGGGGTTGGCCGCCGGCACCAGGGACAGCTGGGAGAGGGCGAGGGTGGTGGCGGGGAGCGGCCGCCGCGGGAAGGAAACGAAGGTGGCGTTGGAGGAGGGGAGGCGGACGCGACGAGGAGACGgttgcggcggcggccatggtggtggtggtggactggtggtgatGCCGGCCGGCACACATGACAGACCGAGTTTGTAGAAGGAACTAGTTGATGGGCCTGATGGGCTTGAGGTCCATTAGGCTATGTGCGTTCTCTTAAAAGGATTCAGCCCACGGATCAGCCCAGTGCGGCTGGAATCTGCAGGCCGGATAGTGTTCGACGGGCACTGCGATTCCCTCCTGAAGTGATACGTGTTCTTGCATCTTGCTCCACATTATTATGCACCGACGGATCCAAAACACTTTGCAAAGGTTACTTTGATTAACCGCCGTCAATAATGCTCTTCGGTTCGCATGAATTAATTTTGCTTATACTCCAAGTTTACACAAAGATTATCGCACAAGCATATAATTATATAAAATATATGTTACTTGGTAAATGTAGCTGTCATTATAAATAGAACACCTTTTTATTATCTTTTGGTGATATGCAGAGTAGAATGCCATTATAAGCCATGGAATTGGAAATAAAATATGGTAGTCATCAATGGACATAATCAGAGTAGAATTGATCAGGACTAAACTCGTAGCATCTACTAGATGTCGTCATTTACATTCCACTAGAGATATCCGCTTTGAGATTAATGCTATATATTTTGAAGTTTTGGAGGATTAATCACAAGCCTAGGAGTTATTAATTATTGATAGAATACAGAATGTTTTCACCATCTATACTATATATAGAACATTATGCA
This DNA window, taken from Miscanthus floridulus cultivar M001 chromosome 13, ASM1932011v1, whole genome shotgun sequence, encodes the following:
- the LOC136499396 gene encoding uncharacterized protein encodes the protein MDCFAGGLGRKPQTKEPAAGSSGEAGLSHASGGSSSNVADHGAGKTSGRFRRLAAANLGPSTSSFYKLGLSCVPAGITTSPPPPPWPPPQPSPRRVRLPSSNATFVSFPRRPLPATTLALSQLSLVPAANPKYHNAKVDAGDEDVDGEELLRRFNWQVSRAGVMEEIRRRRRHEDARDKRKRKARSAARRFRRRRFKGPFPFSDDQGAKEQTTDDEENDNWDLPAGELPSYR